A region of the Vigna unguiculata cultivar IT97K-499-35 chromosome 9, ASM411807v1, whole genome shotgun sequence genome:
CAGAGGAGATTAATTATATACATGCATATATTTTAGCTAAACTATATTTATGGAAGAAACATGAAGAAATTGGTTTGATTCCATGGTTAGGGAAATCTATATAAAGAACTAGCACCATTAGACTTTATGATTTGATGAATTAGGGCTATGCATTCATTGAATTAGCTCCAACCATTCAACTAGCTACAACATAATTTCCAAATGTGaaagaagtaaaaatatgaACAACATGACAAACATATTCTTCTTCTTGGAAGAACCATATATATTCCTAAATAGTAATGTTACACAGCCAATACTAGCAGAAAACTTGTGTAAATGATTCTATAATTTTACCATTAAACTTTGCATGAgtagaagataagtttttgcaaGAACCCTGAATTTAACTTTGAGTTTCTtctttggcctaaaacttgccTTTAAAActttaccttttatttattgatgaaaatggcCACACCAAAGAAGAAATCATTGAATATAGGACACAGCCATTATCATGCCATGCTTCCACGATAACCCCAACCATTGACTCAAAACCAGTTCCACCACATGCAATCACATAACTCCTTACACActctttaaaacaaaacattattCACATTGTTCCTATTATAAACCAAAATTTCccagtgtttttttttttttttttttgtttttgtttattagtTTTGATGACATTTTAAGAATTGTGATAAGAAACATATATAGTAGGAGGTTACGTAGCAGTATTATTACTTGGTTGATAAAGTTGAAGAACCTGCCTCTGCTGCTTGCACCTTATTGGGAAGGTGTCAGTGTGGGGGACTTCTCATCACAGGACCACGTGGCATCTCCTTTTCTTACCCActcaaaaattcaataattcaaTATGCACCAACCAAAATTTAACCACTGATTAAATTTATTACCTATTATCAACAAAAGTATTTCGAGATTCAGACATATAAATCATGATACGTTCTTTTATGTactcaaaattgaaaaaacaaaaatagaaaagtttTACTACTGTAAGGTTTTGACTCATCTGCCAGCTCATATGCTGGGGTAAAACTGCAGTGTTCAGTGGGGCTGGCTGTTCATGCTTCCATGATCATGTGATAGGGTTCTGCATTTTGTTTCTGCTTCAAAATCTGAAAGGCATGCATGCCAACATTTATAAACTTCAACATGCACAACTTCTTTTACTTAGACCACCACCTTAAATTTCCCAACAGTTTTAGACACTGCCATTAATTAAAATCTGTGTACTTTATGTTTCTTTCTGgtccaagattttttttttttcagaatattTAACATAACACAACTTCAATTTACTTGGCTTTTGAAAAAGAACAAGGTGAGATTAAACTgagataattattaaaagttcATCAACTTTCGGGGAGAGTTGTTACAGTTTCCTCATAAATCAACCAACTGCAGTTGTTGCAGTGgctgaaaacaaattaaaacaagcATATAAATTTCTGGACGCAGTGGTTTTCATGAAGCTGAGAGTTAAATAGTTGTTTAAAAATTACAGCGATAGAATTCAAAAGATGCGAATTCTGAACACGATCCGTACAACGTTGGGTACTTGTAGGTTTTCACCTAACTGTTTAGATGCCGAATTTTATCcccaaaaaagaaaagttacGACAGAAGAACATTAATGTTCCCGATTCGTACGTATACGATACGAATACGAGAGTGAATACGTGGCTATGGTTTTCAGAGTTCAAAGGAGGGAATATAATACGTACGGAGATTGTAGCCATTTTCCTCGAAGCATCTGGGAAAAAGCCCTATTCAGACTTCTTCAATACTCTCTCACAAAAAGGAGAGGAAGGGAAAAAATTTTGAGGGTAAATTATTAAGatccattttttctttctttgattcCAAAGTATTGCTTGGTCCATCCCAGAAAGAAACCATAGGTGGCAGTTTATAATTCGTTTCAGTGGAAATTTGAAACGACGGAGTTTATTGAAGGAAGGGAATAAttgaaaatgagagaaaaacaaaaacaaaaactgagTGTGTTCGAcattttaatgttgttttaaataaaaaccaacGGTTTGAATATTcataaagaaacaaataagtTGAGATTATAAGCACTCTGTGGTTTCTGGGAACTctaaatgattttaatattattactcaTCCATATATTCATCATTCCACTGTAACGTGAAAACCCAGTATTTTAAACTTGCCTTGAGTACCCATTCTTCCAAAACTCAcccatgaatatatatatatatatatatatatatatatatatatatatatatatatatatatatatatatatatatctgtgtgtgtgtgtgtgtgaatccATAAGCAGAACCAATTGTATGACTTTTAGCAGTTCCAAGAGTCACTAATGGACAACAGTAACTTTGGATAATAgataaaccataaaaaaaagtaaaaaaaattatatatgatgtGAAAGGATGAGAAAAAAAGTGGTAAAtcttaaaattgtatttagaGTAGATAAGTGTTGatcattattcaaatttttatctagATTTTCACTTATCTCAACCGCTTCAATGCACGTCTAAGAGGccagaaaatattaattttgataaatccTTATTAAGAACATTTTGATGCAAATATGCGGAATCAATAATCGTGTTTGTATTCTGGCTCAAATCTACCTGCGATTACTATTTTTTCTTACTAGTAAAACAGGCAGATATTCACAATAACCATGATCAGaatttttctaaagtttaaTGAATCGTGTACTTTAACCTACATCGATATTAGCTTTAGATCATAATCGATCCCTCTAATTTCACTGCTCAGATTGATAAAATTGTGTACACATATATAGACCATTTTAAATCGAAAAATTTGCAGACACATAATAACTTTTTCATGCATTTTATCTACATGCTCTAATTTTTCTTCTGTACAATCCCAGGAGCATGCAAACGCAGAGAAAATATCTGATTCATAGAGCAAGTAAAAGAACCTTGTAAAAGGTAAATACACACATAGCACTTTCACTTTGTAGGTTGAAGAATCATGGCCTATTCTGGCTATCACACAGTGGGTTCTTTATAAATCATGCAAGCCTCATCTTCATCATACCTCATTTCAACAAGAATTTGTAcggtatatatatgtgtatatatatacacacactcaCGCAAGAAGCAAAGGATTATATAGTTCTTCTCTGAGAATGCAGTGATGTATAATCTTCCATGATGTGACAAGAAAAGACCTAAAGCCTGAAATGTTCTTTTTATGTGCTTACTTGATGATTCTGGTGATTGAATTCAACTGTACCTGTTAACTCCAAGATCTGTGCATGTATGCGAGAGTTGCATATTTCAATATAGATGTAACATTATTTCTTGGGGATGATGCAGCAAACATATCCTACAGTTGAATTAATCAGGTTAGTTAATTATTGAATCCAAACAAGAAATAGATCCTGATAATAATTTGATTCATAATGGTGTGAGTGGGAATCAGAAAAAGGGTGATGAGTGTGATATAGAGTCTATAAGGGCTATGTATATGAACTACTTGTAGTTGTACCAAAAGGCAGACACTGATGTTGTTATCTCATAAATGGAGGgagttacatgtttgatatttCTTCATCCAAGTCTTGTCAATAAGGTAGCTAGCTAGAGTATGTAGCTATTTACTTTCTTCAGTAAAATGATGCCTTTTATGGTACAAAGcttttcttttgtctttcatcCTTCATCTTTCTTAATTAATCTCCTCAAcaatgaagagaagaaacaaccACAATTTTTTCATGGCTTGCTATTGATATTGCTTCTGTGTACCAGGAATTTCTATGAAGAAACTGATACTACTACTTACAACTGAAAAGTGGGGATTTTCTGCTAAGTATTATTATGCATGAAAATCTTAAAAGCATTTGCATGATCAACATCATGGCTTTACGCTTAAGATAAAGAAAAGTTTCCTCTTCTGGTTGCATAAATATGCACGTCCATTATAATCTATCCcagtttcaaaatgaaattgCCCTATTcgttttttaattcaaaaaaacaaTAAGTAATACTTGTTTTCATTAGTATCTCATTTTCTACCATTTTATGTATTTAACAGTTGGATTCTACCTGCAAAGAAGCACATGGCGTGGATAAATGTCTGTTCCGGCAATAACTATTTTTACACTGTTCTTTACAATATTCTATCGTCATTTTTACTATTATAAGATCAAGATTCATTCATTAATTCATCCCACACATACAACctctaattttatttgttaatttttaattaatgatttgtatgagtaatttaagtaataatttttgtgtttgtaTAAGAACTAAAATTAACTAGCGCATATAAACAATACCACGTTCATCTTTCTATCTgcatgtgattttattttaaatcaacgCTTCTTTATTAACGAAGCCAAACCTATATATACAGCTGTAAGAttcaaatgtatattttgagTTCATGAGTTTGAGATAAATATAACACACTTTAGTTtacagaaataaataaataaatatatatatatatatatatatatatatatattaattatgagaTACCTAATATGCAGAAAGGAAAAAGATGACAGATTATAAAACTGACCGATCTCTTGTTGAACTAATCTGGTGAGTGTATAATTGCTTATTGTGACCCATACTAATcaaaagaaagggaaaaagaaattatttagaaaaatccAAATTGAAGGAACAGAGTCTGTCTTTGCAGTGATTGCATGTATGTGGAATGGTCTGAACCAGAAAGTTCATAACCGCGTGCTAATTTTGTGCTACTTATTATACCTGATAGGGTTATTTATAAAGGAGTCATTAACATAATAATCCTTCTTTACTAAGCATGGAATGAGTGTATTGTGTGTAAtttaatgcaaaatttaaattttatatttgtcttaatttttcATAGCAAAGTCATTGTTGGTCTCATTTTTTATCCCGAAAACCTGCTGGTCTCTTTTACTTGTTTTATTTCTTACcaacaattttgtttaattaggtGCTGCATTCGTAAACACTAATGAATAACAGATAATATTCCCgacaacaaaatattatataatgttattaaataattatgtgtGACATTTAAATGTCAGCTATTTAAACACTTAAATGTCTGTAAgctatttactattttattttttaagattattattatttcttaccATGAATATTCTCGTCAAgctctttctttttaaatatatttattggaaaaagtaaatatataaccatctatatataaagagaattgtGGAATCAGGTGAATGtaataactaaagataaaaaataatataatgtttacGAAGGATATATTCTTATGAGACAACTTACGAAAATATTGTATATACAACATTATCAAGAAGCAAGCACATGCAATAGTTGAGGggttatatttaaaaagaagaagaagaaagaatgaaagtattcaaaaaaatcattcaTAAAGGTAGATGTTTTCAAGAAGGAGAGTGGCCAAATTAAAGTAACACTTAAGAAATGCTGATCATTGAActcttatttattcttttaatgtaGAGAGGATCCTCACTCAGTGTAATTaaagcaaattctaaaaaggTATACAACTCCACTCTTAAGGTTGacaatatgtttttatttagtttaattatcaaattttatgttacataatatagtttttatatatatacacacacatacaaaTGATATGATGATTTTTTGTAGTATGAAGCTGATCTAATGTAAAGggctaaaaaataatatatccaaTAGTTAAATTGTAAGAGAAGACTATGTCATaaatttcacatattttaaagaCTAGATTATACGCGCTAAATTTCATAGTCAAAccaatataaattgtttatttttctccttttttatttcattctttGGTCTATCTCCTTCAATCGTTCCTGTATTTTCGGGTTCAAACTTTAATCATGTTAAGACTACTTAATCTTTAGATGTTCTTATTTGTCTTTATTCACCAGAGCTTAGCTAAGTAACTTAATAATTCTCCTCTCCACAGTGGTTCCCGGAAATCACACAATCCAAAGTAGAAAGACAAAGTAATGCATGTGTGTTTTTCTCCGATGCTTAACCATCTACACAGTGAATTCTTCCTTACTTAATTATGCACACATTGTAATAAAAAGAAAGCGCAAAGGGAAATTTACGACAAAAACTCGTAAGCTAACCATTATCaagaatttattttgtattgttaTTATACAATATATAGTTTATTTACAGATTATGGGTATATTGCAACATAAAAAACTTTTAGAATATTTTAGTGTGAGCTCTTAAACAAtgatatattgaaattacatttaaatatcCAAACCAATGACAATTTCATCTATTCATCaatcattaatttatattattataatattacagtaaaattgttttaatttttcttttgtgatttCCATAAGAGCAATGTTCTTCGTAAAGAAAGGCGGATCCCATTagtgatataatttaaaaaatgcgtgTACATATACGACTACTTTTCCCTCTCCTTGCTAGTTCCTACCACCTTCACATGTTATTGCCAAATCAATGTTAAATGAACGAGATAAATCTTACTAAAGGGACAACATACGAACTTCATAAATATGCACCCAAAGAGATAGGAATGGGTACAAACGAGGGATATAAAATGTCAATatctaaatttatgtttgagGGAAGAAACTCACATCTTAGCCACAAACTATATCTATCTCCTTGGTTTTGCCACTTGTATGAATTGTAACCACACTATCATAGTAAGTCTATATGAGGCTAATGAGAGACTTCCCAGTACACTTTTATGACACAAACTGATACTTTAAGGAGATATCGCTACGCTTCCCCCATAGATTTTACGACACAAACATGATAAACGAACATATTTTTTGCTCACATTAATACTAATTACAACAGGTTCATTAAATAGATGTGTCTGTTTTATGTATCTCTCGGCTTTTGAAGTGGCATCCAATCAACCCCCTCCCCGAGTCAGCAAATCTCAGTATCCAAGTCAAAAGTCTGCTTCTACGCAGAGAATGAAAATCATTTTCTATCCTCAGATTGCATGTAAAGATTTCACCAGCTGAAATATTTAAGACAGGAAAAATAAGGTGTATCAAAGACAAGCAGTATCATAAAGTCATAGCATTTAATGAAACTCAGGAGATTCTGAAAAACTACCAGATCATGGAATAAGGAATGGTTTCAATGTTTTGCATGTTCTTTCATTTTAGTTCCCTTCAAATTCCTCTGCTGCTTGTATCCATATGGAATGGGAAAGCGAAGCCTGTTTCTGGGAATACTCTTCTCAAATTTCAGATCTTCTCCTCTGATCATATAGATATTCCCTGTTTCTGGTATGGTTAGATCAGCTGGGTTCCTGTTGACCATGCATGTGTTTCCAGAGATGATTTTACATGGCACTGGGGTTTCATGATTACCATTAACGTCCAATTTGCGCTGCATTGATGTTTCTGTTTCATTATGAGGCCAGCTAATTTGCTTGCCAATTTTATTCTGCAGGGTAGAGATGGAGTTcttcaacttttctttctttccagACTTGGTTGGATTTTGACCATTGAAACCAGTAGCTCTTGCTAATTTCTTGTCATGCGGGGTCGATGATGATGCACCGAAGGTTGGAGGGCCAACAAAACAGCCATGCTTATCTGATAAGAAACTTCTGCTGCAATAATCAGAAGATGGCCTTTTCACGGTACCAGGGAGCTTAGACGTACCAATCTCCAACTTAGTATTGCAGTCGGAAGGATAAGAGGGCCTTTTAAGCATTTGAGTACTGACACCAACATCAAAAGCTGTTCGGGACTGCATGCCAGCATCCATAAGGCTGAGTAAATGCATGGCTGGTATTGTATCATTAGAATACAAATCAAGGGATCCCCTCAAATTTTGATGAGGCTCCATTCCACTATGTTTGCAAGGAAATGAATATTCTCCATTCATCCTGCTGAAGGTTTCAGAACCTGTATTCCTACTAAGCTTTTCTAGTCCAGCAGCATTCAGATTCATGTAGTTAAGATCAGTATCCCTCTTCGTGTTTTGCTTATGAAATGCACCAGATTGGAGAGAAGTTATGTTCATGTTACAACTAGGATGCTGAGAAGAAACAACCCTTTTGGGTAAATCGTATCCTGGGGAAACATGATTTGAAGTCAAGGATGCCCAGATGCGAGAAGCTTCATCATCCTGATGTAAGATATTCTTGTGTAAGCTACATCCCCCAGGGGCTTGAAAAGTCGCATTAGGGGATCCACGTTCTTCAAAACTCCCATTCAACCTGCAATTTTGAGAACTACCAAGCTGACTAGAACCAATGGCTGAAAACTGTAATCCACCTGATGGCTTTTTTTGGGACTGGGAAACGTCGAGCCCAAAGGGGGGTTGAGGTGGGCAGAGATTATTCATACTCAAATTGTTTCCATCAAATGGGGTAAAGTAATGAACAGGCTTTCTTTTGCTAGGCTTCACATTCTCTCCTCTTGTGATCATGCtgtttttcttatgttttcCCTGAGGTTTCTCCTTTTGGCCATCTTTCAACAAGCTCATCTCCCCTTTTTTGTGTACAGTGGAGCCACCTGCAATCTGTCTTTTCCTTCCAAGAGAGGGTTTTTCTAACGTCGAGCTTCTATTTTCTACATCAGGAAGACACCTTTCATACTGATTCTTCGCCAAGAGTTCCACAATTTCCATGGGTATATCATCTAGCATTCCTTGCTCGGACACCTCCAGTGTTTGTTCACTGTACCTTTTCACAAAACCTAGTTGGTCCACAGCTTCGATAGTTTGTTGTGCGTTTCTTGAACTGTTAATTtcctgaaaaaataaataattcactGAAAGTTTAAACTAAAAGAAGCCAAAATGGTTcacaagtgaaaaaaataaaaagccaTTGCAAGGGGATTTCTGGGAACTTACTTCGCAATGAACTGCTTTTCCTGAAAGAGCATTGGTTGGGTTCTTGGAAGGAATGCTTTGCCCTCCAAAGACATTAGTGTCACTGTCTTTCCACTTAAGCTGTGGTACTTTGGAGGTTCCATCTTGAAAAGGCATTGAGAAAGGTAGACGACTTTCAATCTGATGGATACACTTTTTGTTGTAAACATGTGCATCCACCAAATAATTGTTTAGAGAAAGATGAAGTCCCTCTTCCAGTCCTTTTCTATTTATCAACCCTTGGCCAGAAGGAATTTGAATTGTTAAAGGCATAGTAGACCTGACCTTTTCCCCTGAATATGCATTGGAATCTTGTACAAGCATGTTATTTTTTTGCCAGGATAAAGAATCCAGCTCCACGTCAGTTTGCAGCATTTTCCCCTTTACTTTGGACAAATTGAATTCGTTTTCCATTCTTAGGGAGTGGGTAGGAAAATTATCCGTGGCTTTGCCTGTGAATGCAGGAGGAGCTAATCTAGAAGAATTAGTTTTAGATGCATATGCCTTTTCGGTAGTATCCGtggtttcttcattttctctgtGCTGTCCTACTGGTTGCTCAGAAATCAAGCAATTATCTGCACCTtgaatctttttgtttttcttcttactGATTATGCGGCTTCTTTCACTTTCAGTCTTATTCCAGCGGCCCTTTGTGGCATCTTGTAAACATATTCCCTTGGATACATCTTTGAAATTGGATCTAGCATCCAAAAGAGTATCAGTTGCTTTTATAACTCCCTGTGAGTTCTGAACTTCATTTTCAACCCTCTGAAAACCCATGTTTGTAGGTCTTCGTGCCTCATCCAGAGGAAACTTCCTTTTTCGAATCGGACCTGTGCTTGTCAAAGGCAAACCTCCTTCAATATCCCCCTTTCCAGGCAAAATTGATTGTGCCTGTGAAGCTGCAGAGGCATGGGAAGTACCAAGGGATACAGATTCTTTTATTGAGTTTTGCTCAGTCTTCAATTCACCATTGTCACTTAATAAGTCAGACATCAAGCGCACCTTCCGAGGCCTCCTACGAGATAAACCAGTGGACTTTTCTGAATGATGATCCTGAAAATCATTTTCAACTGTATTGTCTATACTCCCTACAGGTGCAGTATCATTACAAGCTACTAATTCAAGAGGAGGTCCACTTGGGTGATCGTCTGTATTGTTCACCTCCTCCATTACTGTTGCTCCTTTCCTAAAAACTGTGCAAGCTTTTATTACATCATTCTGGGATTGATTAGCTGCAGGTATTCCTCCATTACACATCTCAGAAGAGCTCCTCTCCGTGCATTTCAGATTGCTAGAAAGCCCGGGAAAAGAAACTTCATTACTTTCACAGTCTGTATCAGAGAAAAAACAACTTTTCTGTGAATTACAGTCTTAGTACCCAAGAACATACTAAGATTATAAACAGAAATCTATCACTTATGTAATACAAAAGAATAAAAGCAGTGCAGCTTGACTTGATTGTTTTATCTCCCAGTCTGCTGAGCCTACCTTTCTTAGCAGCGTGCACTTCTGGTGGTGTGAGGtctgacaaattttttggtgatGGAACACTTGTCACTTGGTGATTGAGATTATCCTCCAAGCCACTGTCAAGGTCTGGGGTACACACAGAAAATCAAATTACATACCGaaaagatgataaaaaatacatatagaaCTGATATTTAAATTACCAATTATTTTGCTAGGTACAACTCCAGCTTTCCTGCCTTTCTCATTACTATTTGGCAAGTAATCATTGATGCAGCTCAGGGCAGTATTAAGATCAATTTCTCTTCTCTCAACAGCATCAGGCACAGGATCTTCCTGAATACCAGACTTGAGAGCTTCATTGTTGCAATTGCTACCAGATCTGCATTCAGTACTGCAACAATTCAAGTCTGTCTGATCGTCTTTCAGGCTGTCTTTGCCAGCAATTTCTATTGCAGAGTTTTGGCAACGCCTACATCTATATTTTGGTGCATCTAATGGTAGAAACGACGGTTGTTTGTCAGACTCGTGTACTGGAAATGGCCAACATATTTTCCAGTCTTTTCTGCGAATTTCAGACACAAATCCACTGCACTAACAATAAAGTAAGTGTTAAGGATCCTGAAAGGGAACCAAGAGAAAGATTATTCATTCTAGATTTAAGATATCATTTAATTTCAGTTTTCTTCTTTGGTTGATGAAAGAGTTCAATAACTTAGTTCCTTTGCGTTTGTTCATGTTGCAGTCCAAATCAGAATTGGagtttatcttaataatttgcACAAAAAGATTTGCATTTAAGATTAACATAGGTTACTgagataaaattttgattttgattgacGAACAATACCAAAAGCACCTACTTACATTTATGTTTTGAACATCGATACATATATCCTTAAATTCACTATAGAAAACTAACACTTATTGAAATAATTCTGTAAATCCAAAACTTTCCGTAGGTGTGCATTCACCACCCATTTGATTCTTAACGAGATCTAATTGCCATGCATTAATCAACGGGCTTTGAACTTTAAACTGCCAATAGTTACAAACAACTTGACAGTGCTACTAATTGCAATCATCTATATGACACTGCTACTGTACTATGGTGACACATACATTAGGAATTTAGGATCTCGTCTAATAAGAACAAGAAGTTGTAAACTGTTGACATGAATTACAAGATACTATGCACTAAGTGGATGGCAGACATAAGCTGTATAACACAAATTTGCTTCCCTCTCCTCCATCTCTTGACAAAATTAGTAGGATAGTAAGAATATGTAGCATCAAGGCCAACATACCGTATCGAGAAATGTTCACATTTGCCTGCATCCCTCTTGCGAGTAGACTCGGCAAGATCTATGGAGATCGAGTCAATGTGAATATACGACCCCATAAACTCAGTGACAATATTTAAAAGCACCTTGAAAATGATTTTCCACAGCTATGCATGCACATCCTCAAAGTACAAGCAAGCAGCTAGAATCTCAGATTAAACGATGTTTCCTGCCAACACAACTTAAACTTATAAAACTTGAAACGGAAACAAAGGATCAAACAATTAAGTCAATAGACATCGTCAATTAAACGACAGTAACACTAGAACTtcaagaaaaaactaaaaaacgcTGCTTAATCAAGCTTTGTATAAAATTAGGGTTTATCCAAATCAGCTAACAAATGAAACGGAAAACGAAGGCAAACAAGGGCAAAGTCCACGAAAAAGTTATATACAACCAACCACGACCTCATACACAACGattaatcacataaaataacAACCTCCAACATTATGAAAGTTCCTAAACCCTAGTTTTCCACTCGACAAACCAACCACAAAGATGCTCGAAGTCAACAATTGAACATTTGAAACGCAACGACAAAGAAAAGAAGCCATCCCGCCCATACAATCCCTTCACAGACTAAAACATTCACACACCAAACAGTACCAAGCATCTCGCTAGGGCTTTTCAAAATCAAAGGCCAAACTGGTAATCTCGCAGCTAAAATACTGACTCGGTGTATGAATTAATGCGATGTTAGAAAAAAATGCCCATCATAAACGCATGCAAGGAGCTGAAACCAAACGACGAACCGAAGCGCAACAATCCACAAAAGCCTAAATCCTAGGGTTCACCGACCAACACAAATCACCTCTTGTCGAGAGATAAACGAAAATTAGCGCGGCAAGAATTAACGAGCAACAAAAacgagagagagaaaaaaattataaaaaaa
Encoded here:
- the LOC114162946 gene encoding protein EMBRYONIC FLOWER 1, with translation MGSYIHIDSISIDLAESTRKRDAGKCEHFSIRGFVSEIRRKDWKICWPFPVHESDKQPSFLPLDAPKYRCRRCQNSAIEIAGKDSLKDDQTDLNCCSTECRSGSNCNNEALKSGIQEDPVPDAVERREIDLNTALSCINDYLPNSNEKGRKAGVVPSKIIDLDSGLEDNLNHQVTSVPSPKNLSDLTPPEVHAAKKDCESNEVSFPGLSSNLKCTERSSSEMCNGGIPAANQSQNDVIKACTVFRKGATVMEEVNNTDDHPSGPPLELVACNDTAPVGSIDNTVENDFQDHHSEKSTGLSRRRPRKVRLMSDLLSDNGELKTEQNSIKESVSLGTSHASAASQAQSILPGKGDIEGGLPLTSTGPIRKRKFPLDEARRPTNMGFQRVENEVQNSQGVIKATDTLLDARSNFKDVSKGICLQDATKGRWNKTESERSRIISKKKNKKIQGADNCLISEQPVGQHRENEETTDTTEKAYASKTNSSRLAPPAFTGKATDNFPTHSLRMENEFNLSKVKGKMLQTDVELDSLSWQKNNMLVQDSNAYSGEKVRSTMPLTIQIPSGQGLINRKGLEEGLHLSLNNYLVDAHVYNKKCIHQIESRLPFSMPFQDGTSKVPQLKWKDSDTNVFGGQSIPSKNPTNALSGKAVHCEEINSSRNAQQTIEAVDQLGFVKRYSEQTLEVSEQGMLDDIPMEIVELLAKNQYERCLPDVENRSSTLEKPSLGRKRQIAGGSTVHKKGEMSLLKDGQKEKPQGKHKKNSMITRGENVKPSKRKPVHYFTPFDGNNLSMNNLCPPQPPFGLDVSQSQKKPSGGLQFSAIGSSQLGSSQNCRLNGSFEERGSPNATFQAPGGCSLHKNILHQDDEASRIWASLTSNHVSPGYDLPKRVVSSQHPSCNMNITSLQSGAFHKQNTKRDTDLNYMNLNAAGLEKLSRNTGSETFSRMNGEYSFPCKHSGMEPHQNLRGSLDLYSNDTIPAMHLLSLMDAGMQSRTAFDVGVSTQMLKRPSYPSDCNTKLEIGTSKLPGTVKRPSSDYCSRSFLSDKHGCFVGPPTFGASSSTPHDKKLARATGFNGQNPTKSGKKEKLKNSISTLQNKIGKQISWPHNETETSMQRKLDVNGNHETPVPCKIISGNTCMVNRNPADLTIPETGNIYMIRGEDLKFEKSIPRNRLRFPIPYGYKQQRNLKGTKMKEHAKH